GGGTGAAGATTTTCAGCGCATGGCGGAGCCACCACAACAACGCTCTCGGTCCCTACAAGGGCGGTGTTCGTTACCACGCGGAGGTAAACCGGGACGAGGTCGTCGCTCTTTCCTCGTGGATGAGCATAAAGTGCGCCATCGCCGGCCTTCCCTACGGCGGAGGCAAGGGCGGCATATCGGTGGATGTCCGTGAACTGTCGCGGAACGAGCTTGAGAATCTGAGCAGGGCCTATGCTTTCGGCATCTCCAGGTTTGTCGGGACTGACTATGATATTCCTGCCCCTGATGTGTACACAAATCCCCAGGTAATGGCCTGGTTTCTCGATACTTTCGAAAAGGTGAAGGGACGGAGCGAGCCTTCAGCCTTCACAGGGAAACCTGTCGTCATTGGGGGATCCCTCGGCCGAACCGACTCCACGGGCAAGGGAGGGATCTTCATCCTCAGGGAAGCTCTCAGGTCTCTGGGACTCCTGGGAAAACCTCTCACCGTGGGAATACAGGGATACGGTAACGTGGGTTCCCGGGCCCACCGTTTCGTCGAGGAAGATCTCGGCCTCACCGTAGTGGCTGTCTCTGACTCAGGTACGGCGGTTTACAATCCTGCGGGACTCAAATACTCGGAAGTAGGTAAATTCAAGGAAGAAACCCGTTCTCTGAAAGGTTTTCCCGGCGGAGAGGAGTTTTTCCCTGACCTGATTTTCGAAAAGAAAATGGACATCCTTATTCTGGCTGCTCTCGGCGGCGCGGTTGACGAAAAAAACGCCGACGCGGTCAAGGCGAAGGTAATTCTCGAGCTGGCCAACGGCCCCATAACGCCTGCCGGCGAGGCCATTCTCGCCGACAAGGGTGTGCTGATAGTCCCGGATGTCCTCGCCAACGCCGGAGGAGTCATTGTCAGCTGTTTTGAATGGATCCAGGGACGCTCGGGAGACATGTGGTCCGAAGAATACGTTTTTTCAAAGCTGGATGAGAGGATGGTCCGCTCCTTCAGGGAAATCTGGTCCATTCGGGAAGACCGGAAGATCAGCTTCCGCCAGGCCGCCTATGTCAAGGCGGTCGGCAGAATTGTGGATGCCATGAGGTTGCGGGGGATCTGGCCCTAGAGGGGGAACGGTGCGGGGGAAAGGAACAACGTGTCCTTTCCCCCGGATTTCAGCCGCGGAACACTCTTTCAGTCGAGCTTGCGCCGGGATTCGCAAAGAATTGTCCGATCCCGTTGTGTATCATGTCTCCGTAGGGGGAAGTTGCTCGAGAAGGGCCGCCTTGTCGGGAGACGGTATATTGTGGACCTGAAGTATCGTCATCACCGCGGTGACGTGTCGGGCTAAAAAAAGCGCTCCGTCCTCTCCTGCGGGACGGAGCGCAAAAAATTCACTCCGATGAAGGATCGTTGGAGATGACGACGCCGACCTCGTTTTCCCCGTCGAGCAGGACGGAGAAATTTCCGGTATAGTGCCGGACTGCCGGGTGCCTTTTCTGTTCGTAAAACGAGGCGGCCAGCCATTCCCGGTTGTAGACGTTTCCCTTCATTCCGTCGAAGACGGG
The sequence above is drawn from the Aminivibrio sp. genome and encodes:
- a CDS encoding Glu/Leu/Phe/Val dehydrogenase, coding for MNPRDMFLQQLEQAVPFLTVEPEYLEMLRYPKEVLELSLPVRLDGGGVKIFSAWRSHHNNALGPYKGGVRYHAEVNRDEVVALSSWMSIKCAIAGLPYGGGKGGISVDVRELSRNELENLSRAYAFGISRFVGTDYDIPAPDVYTNPQVMAWFLDTFEKVKGRSEPSAFTGKPVVIGGSLGRTDSTGKGGIFILREALRSLGLLGKPLTVGIQGYGNVGSRAHRFVEEDLGLTVVAVSDSGTAVYNPAGLKYSEVGKFKEETRSLKGFPGGEEFFPDLIFEKKMDILILAALGGAVDEKNADAVKAKVILELANGPITPAGEAILADKGVLIVPDVLANAGGVIVSCFEWIQGRSGDMWSEEYVFSKLDERMVRSFREIWSIREDRKISFRQAAYVKAVGRIVDAMRLRGIWP